The window CCATCGTTTACCAATCGGAACACAAACATCATGGAATTGCCCAAAGGGGCACTCCAGATTTCCTCTGCGGTACCACCAAAAGCTTCTCCTTGCCAATGACCTGCTATCCAAGCGACATCCGACAGGTTGGCCAGGGGAGATGCTTGTCCTTCGGACAATTGTAGCGTTTCTTGGGCAGAAACAAGTCCGACAGTAAAGAGAAAAAGTAAGACAGTTGCTTTCATATAGGTTTTGGTTCGAATGATACGACCCTGTTCGCTAATTGGACAGGGCAAATTTGACGTTGACATTGGTTTCTACCCGAATTTTTTCAAAATCAAGGTCCAATGGTTGTGCGCTGCCCATATCTGCAGACACGGCCTTCATTTCCATCATGGGTGCTTGGTTGTACCTTGGATAATATTGCGAATTGTCCACAATATGAATGGCCGCTCCCACTTTTTGACCTAAGGGCTTCGTAAGTGCTTCGGCCTTTTGAATGGCTTTTTTTACGGCCCTTGTTTTGAGCTCCAATTCGAGTTCGTCCATTTTAGAATATTCTGTTTTTTCGATGCTAGTGTTGGCAATTTCCAGTTGTTCCAAGGTCATCATCACATCGCCCAATTGCTTGCCCGAATAGACCAATAGGGAATATTGCTTGCTTTTGAGCACCTCTTTTTGCCGTAAAAAATATTTTTTAAAGTTGCTGCTAGCATCTTTGATCACCAATTGTTTCTCTAGGTCAATTCCCATAGCCTTGAAGCGCTGTGCCATTTGATTTTCCTGCTCTTCCACGGAAACCCGGCCTTTGGTATCCTTTTCTTGGATAAAAATGTTGAGGTAAATCTTGTCCGGAGTGACCATGGTGTCCACCTGTGCTTGGGTCTCCAGATAAGGCGTATTTAAAAAGTTTTTCGATTGGGCAAAAATTGCACCGCTGAACAGCACCGTAGCTATAAAAAAGATTGTTTTTTTCATGATGTAGTTTTATTAAAGGTAAATACTTCCCCCTTATGTTCAAAACCTGTGCCGTGTTCCATTTTGAAATGGAGCAGCTCAAATTATCTGGCTTAACTCGATTAACTTGAGTACATTGTGGATATGAAATTTATTTTGGCACCCGATAAATATAAAGGCTCACTTACAGGACGCGAATTTTGTGAAACCGTTGCCCGTGGCATTGTAAAAGTTTTTCCAAATGCAGAATTGATACATCGGCCTTTGGCCGATGGTGGGGACGGTACCATTGATGTGGTTGGGGATTATTTGAACGCATCAAAAGTTACTGTAACCGTAAAGGACCCGCTTTTTCGAAACACTGACTCGCATTACTTGCTGTCGGAGGATAAACAGACGGCTTTTATTGAAATGTCGGAAGCATCAGGTTATAAGCTGCTTCAAAAGCAGGAAATGAACTGTATGGAAACCACCTCTTATGGCACGGGTGAACTCATTTTGGATGCTTTGGAAAAGGGAGCACGGAACATTGTGCTGGGGATAGGCGGCAGTGCTACCAACGATGGCGGTATGGGTATGGCCAAGGCACTTGGATATGTATTCTTGGATGTCAACGGAAATGAACTGGAACCCGTTGGGAAAAATTTAGGAAAGGTCAAGGAGATCCAAAAAAGTCAGGTGAATTCCAAGTTGTGGGACGCCAAGATTCAAGTGGCTTGCGATGTGAACAATCCTTTTTATGGAGAAAACGGTGCTGCCAAGGTGTACGGAGCGCAAAAAGGAGCATCTGAGGAAGAAATTGTGTTATTGGACAAGGGACTACAAGGCTTTGCCAAAGTGCTACAGTCCACTTTTGGGGTTGATGTGCAACAAATCGCGGGCGCTGGAGCCGCCGGCGGACTTGGCGGAGGAGCTGTGGTTTTTTTGAATGCAGAGCTGGCCTCTGGGGTTGATTTGGTCATGGAACTCGCCCATTTTGATGCCTTTTTGCAAGGTGCGGATTGGGTGATTACGGGCGAGGGACAGTTGGATGGACAAACGCTTTCCGGAAAAACCATCAACGGTGTGGTTCGCTCAGCCAAAAAATATGATATCCCAGTTGCAGCATTTTGTGGGTCGGTGGATATTTCAATTGAAGCGATGCAGGATATGGGGTTGGATTATGCAGTTTCCATTCTCAATCAAATAGGAAATTTGGAAGATGCCAAAGCCAAAACCATTGAAAACTTGGAACTGGCCAGTTATAATTTTGCCAACTTATGGTGTCTTGGAAAAGGTCAGCCCAAATAACTTTTGCCCATTTTGAATTCCAACGAAGTTTTGACCGTTTTCCATTCGGTGTTCAAAATGGAATAGACCACCGTATCCCGCATATTGCCGTGTTCATCCACCCGATGGTTGCGTAAAATGCCATCTTGTTTGGCTCCTAAACGCAAAATGGCGTTTCGGGATGGGTGATTGTGAAAATGGGTACGGAACTCCACGGCAATGCAGTTTAAATTTTCAAAAGCATATTTGAGCAACAGGTATTTGCACTCGGTGTTGATGCCTGTACGCTGCACTTTCTTGGCATACCACGTAGCGCCGATTTCCAATCGTTTGTTTTTTGCATCCACATTCAAATAACGGGTGCTCCCCACAATGGAATTGGTTTTTTTGTTGATGATGGCAAAGGGCAGTGCGTTGCCCTCGGCTTGTTGTGCCAAGGCCGTGTCCAGATAGGAGTCCATGGTCTTGGGAGATGGGACTGTGGTGTACCAAAGTTCCCAAAGCTTGCCGTCGGATGCAGCGAAGACCAGATCCACTTTTTGTGATTTCTGAAGCGGAACGAGCTTTACCGATTCGCCTTCCAATTGTATGGGACGTAGCCAAGGGTCCATAGGTTGAATTTAAGGTCCAAATATAAGTCTTAATCCGGCGATTTGAACAAAGAAAAAGCCAGGGAAAATCCCTGGCTTCTCATCAATCAAAAAACGAAATTATATCAACTATTTCGATTCAAATTCCTCAATGATAAAGAAGTTTTTACTCTTCTTATCTACGAGGTAATTGCTTTCCAATACATCATAGTGCATTGTTTTATCGTCTACATTGATATCAAATCCTTTCTCGGTCTGGACTACATCAAAATCATTGTTTACGGTACCCTTGTATTTCAGCACCATATAATCGTCGTAGTTCGGGTCGGAATCGCTATCAATGGCTACCAATTTGGTAACAAATGGTGATGATAGTTTTCGGTCTTGATTGACCATTCCTCTATCCTTACTGTTCAATTCCATACCGTACTTCCTTCGTTCCATCACTTTTACGCTGTATTCCTTTTCTACACCGTCTTCAGAAACGGTAAAGGTCTTCATTTGCGTAGTTGCTTTCATGACTCCGGAATTTTGGCTTTGTCCATATCCCGCAAATGCGGTCAAGGTCGCGAATGATAGTATAGTGAGTATCTTTTTCATAGTATTGTTTTTAGTGATTAATAAATCAGTTCTTCGGCAAAAATGTTCGTTTCTTACTTTAGGTAGGAAGTGAACATCCAGTGTCTCTTCTCCAGCTCGGTCATAAATTCTATCATCATGTTTTCAGTAACAACATCTCCGGTCTCCAGTGATGCATTTACGGCATCCAACATGTTGTCGTGGAGAATTTCGTAATCGTTGAGTACTTCCCGTACCATTTCCAAAGCGGAGAAGTTTTTATCTTTTTCCTCAATTTTGGAGAGCTCCATGGTTTTTTTCATGGTAAAGTTGGTTTTTACGCCAAACACTCGGATTCTTTCCGCTACGATGTCAATATTTTCCTTTACGGTATTGTATTCATTTTCGAATTCTTCGTGGAGTTCAAAGAAATCTGGTCCTTCGATGTTCCAGTGAAAATTTCTAAGCTTATTATAAAATACCTGGTAATTGGCCAGCAGCGTATTGAGGCTGACTACAATTTCTGCGGTCTCCAAATAGGTGAATCCTAATTTTTTAAATGTCTTATTCTGTGCTTTAATAGTTTCCATATAATAGGTTTTTGATTTATTTACTACTAAAGTACAGGAAGAGGGACGCTGGGATTGATGGGAATGATGTAATTCTTGATGCTATTGGTGTTTGGATGCCAAAAAGGCACAAAAAGTCCCATTTTAAGGGCAATATGCGCTATTTTCAATGTTGTTTCACACTTGTGAAGCTGAGTGCAATAACAAGGTAATCAAGCATTTAACAAAAATTAACGATTATTTGGAGTGGTTAGGGTCGAGTGAGCTTTGCTGCTCGTCGATAATGAAGCCTTTCCGTAGCGATAGATATACATCGGATGAAATGTCGGTTACATATTCCTTTTCTCCATTAAAGACTTTTTGGGGCTCCATATTTACAGGGTCGTGTTCCTGAACGTAGATGGTATCCAGTTTGTCGTATAGTTTCTTTCCTAAACTAAACCGTTTGATCACGGTGTATTTGTTAATACTTCGTATGGGCATCACTAAGTGGTTTTGGTCATTTAGTTAGACACCGATTTGTATGTCAAGTCACTTTTAAATAGGTATAATTACTTACATACGTTTACAAACGAAAACAAATAATTACAAGCCAAATGATGTGTTGAAGTGGCTCTAAGTTTGCCTCGTCGGACCAAGGAAGTTCGATGAATACGTGTTAAACTTAAATCTTACTATTATGAATTCACTTAGAAACAAAGTTCAGTTGATCGGTAATTTGGGAAACGACCCTGAAATCATCACTCTTGAAAATGGCACCAAATTGGCCAAGTTTTCCATCGCCACCAATGAAACCTATAAAAACGCCAAAGGGGAAAAAGTAACCGATACCCAATGGCACAACATCGTCGCGTGGGGCAAATTGGCCGAGATTGCCGAAGAATTCCTCTCCAAGGGTAAGGAAATTATGGTAGAGGGTAAGCTCGTGAATCGCTCCTACGAAACCAACGAGGGTGAAAAAAGATATATCACCGAGATCAAATGCAATGAATTATTAATGTTGGGCAAGTAAGCCTTTCAATCCAATATGGACTAAAGGGGTGTAACAGCCCCTTTTTTTGTTTCCGAGGTAGGGAAAAAGCTTTTTTGGTTGTTATATGACCAAACGCCAGAACTGCAGTAGATGAAAAACGTATCCATTAACATCAAGAAAGATGAGATTACAAATTTACATTGCGATATGGTTTACCTTAGGTTTGGCGACCGCAAGTATGGCTCAACATAATGGCCTGTCCTTTTATAAAGAATTGGCCCGAAAAGATGCCCATCGCGAACAAACGGTTGCTTTTTCGAATATAGAGGACGAAAAGGATTTTTGGAAGGACCAAATTCTATTTGAAAATGATTTAAAGGTCCAAAATGTCCCAGCATATCAGGTTTACATGAATGAAAAAAGAATGGCATATTCCGAACATGCCGAAAAATGTAAAAACGACTGTATGCATAGCGACCTTTATTATAAGCAAGCGGGATTTTATTTTATTTATTCGGACGATACCATATACTCCAAAGAAGCAGTGGGGACTGTAGTCCAAGTAGCTTCACCACGCATATTTTGAATGTGTTTTAGTTAGTTAGTCAAAAAAAGGTGCCCGATCGGGCACCTTTTTTATATCGGGTTTGGTATGGACTTAATTCTGACCGCCATCACGCTCGGGTGAACGCGGTGTGGGCCACTCCAATTGCTCTCCAGTTCTGCTGCTTACAGGTAAAACTGCTTTCTCCCTCGATGTTTTTTCAGGATGCTCACTGGCCATATACGCCAGAATGGCTGTAAGTATGGCGTTGTTCCGAACATCATCAAAAACAATCTTGTCGTAAGTATCCCTATTGGTATGCCAGGTGTAGTTCCAGTAGGCCCAGCTCAAAGAACTTAGACTAAAGGCAGGTGCTCCAGCAGCTTGAAAGGATGCGTAGTCCGATCCCCCGCGCGCTGGGGTTCCGGGAAAGGTGGTTTCAATCTCATCGGTGATTTCCGAAGGCACTTCGTGCAGCCACTTGCCGAGATAATCGTACGAATTCAAAAAACCGCCACCGGAAATACGGACTACCCGTCCGGTTCCATTATCTTGATTGAATACGGCCTGTACGCCATCAACAATTTCCGGGTTGTCCTCCACAAAGGCCCTAGACCCGTTTAGACCCTGTTCCTCGCTTCCCCAATGGCCCACAAGAATAGTGCGCTTTGGATTTGGGTATACCTTTTTCAAAATTCGCATGGCTTCCATCATGACCAAGGTTCCTGTTCCATTATCCGTTGCGCCAGTGGCACCGTCCCACGAATCAAAATGGGCAGAAAGGATGACATATTCATCGGGTTTTTCGGACCCCTTTATTTCGGCAATCGTGTTGAAAGTGGGCACCTTGCCCAGTTCCTTGGATTCTGCAACCACATGCAGTTGAGGTTTTTGACCAGACTCCACCAAACGGTACAGCATGCCATAATCCTCCAGTTCCAAATCTACGGTTGGAATCTCTTTGGTGTAGGCACCAAAGATTTTGTTCACTCCAAAACCTCTGGACCAATAGGAAGCAACTATCCCGACCGCCCCTGCTTCCTCTAAAGCAACGGGAAGCGAACGTCTGTCCAAACCTATGTTGTCCATGTTCTTGTTCCAGGCTTCGGTCTGCTCTTCGCGTTCCTTTTTCATTTTTTCGAAGGACTTTTCGGTGGCAAACTCCTCCCAATTGTAATCAGGTCTGCCAGTAGGTTGCGGCATCGAAATCATTACCAGTTTACCCTTCACGTTCGGTAACCAATTGTTAAACTCTGACGAATTTGATACGGTCGGTAAAACAACGAGCTCCGCCGTAACACCTTTTTTGGGCGTGCTAGGGCTCCAAGCCAATTGTGTTCCCCGTAGACTTTGAACCCTTGGATAAACCATATCGATGTGGGTAATACCGCGCTCCCATCCCTTCCATTCGCCCCATTGCTCGTTACGGGCTGGAATGCCCCAACTCGCATATTTGGCAACGGCCCAGTCGTGCGCATTTTTCATTTGGGGTGTTCCTACCAATCGGGGGCCAATGCCATCCATAAGTTCGTGACCCAATGCTTCGAGTTGGGAATTTTCGTTGGCTTCCGTAATAATGGCTTCAATTACGGTTTCCTTGTCCTGTGCCAGCAGCGACATACCGCAGCTAAGGAGAAGGGCAAATAAAAAAGAGGTTTTTTTGATCATGGTTTCTAGTTTGCCTTAAAAATAGCACAAATAAAAAAACCATAGGTTGGGATGGGAGAAAGTAGGGTGCTTTTTTGATGGAGCTGATTAGGCCACTTTCTTGAGCAAATCAAAGCAAGGACATTTTTTACAACGCTTGCTTTCGCTCTTCTTGTATTTTTTGCAGCATTTGGATTTCACCTTCCCTGTAGGAGGCAATTCCCGAAGCATGGCCTTTTTGAGTTTTTTCTTGTCTTTTTTCTTTCCCATCGCGGACAGAATAGGCGACAAAATTAATTGTTTTAAATCAATCTAAATAAAATTTAACAAAAAACTGGGCCCTAATCTTCTAGAAGTGAACGGAAACTCCCAAGGTATTTGGTCCGAAGGACAGATTCCAGCTCACGTTCTTTGGTTTTTGATCGTTGTATTTTTCATTGTACTTGGAGTCTAAGTATTTGTCGATGGATTCCACTATAAAGATACTCAGTACCGTACTAAAGGCTACGTCGGATACCCAATGGAAGTCATCGAGCACCCTTACCATGCCTGGAATCATCCCCACAGCATAAAGTCCACCCTTAATCCACGGGCTCTTAAATTGTTTCGCAATGGCGTAAGCGTTGCTAAAGGCCAGCATGGCATGTCCGGAAGGGAAAGAGTCGTAATCGTAGACCCTATCCAGATGTAGAGGGTCAAAAGTAGCGGAACCAGCGCCACTCTTTGGACGTGCACGCCCAATGATTCGTTTACTGACTTGTTGAAGAAATCCACCTGCTGTGGCGGAGGAAATCAAAAGCACACCCGTACGCCTGAGTTTTTCATTTTTTGAAAAGAGTCCGGCCAAGTACACCCCGCCGGTGAGCATGTAGTTGTTTTCAGGGGCGCCATATTTGTTTCCGTAGTCTTTGATGAAATCTGGAACGTCCTGTTCAAAACCATTTTTCCAATCGTTCAGTTCATCGTCTACGGTAAATAACAGCAAGGTTCCTCCGCTCAAGTAGCCAAAGTTCGCCCAGTCG is drawn from Flagellimonas sp. MMG031 and contains these coding sequences:
- a CDS encoding SIMPL domain-containing protein gives rise to the protein MKKTIFFIATVLFSGAIFAQSKNFLNTPYLETQAQVDTMVTPDKIYLNIFIQEKDTKGRVSVEEQENQMAQRFKAMGIDLEKQLVIKDASSNFKKYFLRQKEVLKSKQYSLLVYSGKQLGDVMMTLEQLEIANTSIEKTEYSKMDELELELKTRAVKKAIQKAEALTKPLGQKVGAAIHIVDNSQYYPRYNQAPMMEMKAVSADMGSAQPLDLDFEKIRVETNVNVKFALSN
- a CDS encoding glycerate kinase: MKFILAPDKYKGSLTGREFCETVARGIVKVFPNAELIHRPLADGGDGTIDVVGDYLNASKVTVTVKDPLFRNTDSHYLLSEDKQTAFIEMSEASGYKLLQKQEMNCMETTSYGTGELILDALEKGARNIVLGIGGSATNDGGMGMAKALGYVFLDVNGNELEPVGKNLGKVKEIQKSQVNSKLWDAKIQVACDVNNPFYGENGAAKVYGAQKGASEEEIVLLDKGLQGFAKVLQSTFGVDVQQIAGAGAAGGLGGGAVVFLNAELASGVDLVMELAHFDAFLQGADWVITGEGQLDGQTLSGKTINGVVRSAKKYDIPVAAFCGSVDISIEAMQDMGLDYAVSILNQIGNLEDAKAKTIENLELASYNFANLWCLGKGQPK
- a CDS encoding GNAT family protein yields the protein MDPWLRPIQLEGESVKLVPLQKSQKVDLVFAASDGKLWELWYTTVPSPKTMDSYLDTALAQQAEGNALPFAIINKKTNSIVGSTRYLNVDAKNKRLEIGATWYAKKVQRTGINTECKYLLLKYAFENLNCIAVEFRTHFHNHPSRNAILRLGAKQDGILRNHRVDEHGNMRDTVVYSILNTEWKTVKTSLEFKMGKSYLG
- a CDS encoding DNA starvation/stationary phase protection protein, encoding METIKAQNKTFKKLGFTYLETAEIVVSLNTLLANYQVFYNKLRNFHWNIEGPDFFELHEEFENEYNTVKENIDIVAERIRVFGVKTNFTMKKTMELSKIEEKDKNFSALEMVREVLNDYEILHDNMLDAVNASLETGDVVTENMMIEFMTELEKRHWMFTSYLK
- the ssb gene encoding single-stranded DNA-binding protein: MNSLRNKVQLIGNLGNDPEIITLENGTKLAKFSIATNETYKNAKGEKVTDTQWHNIVAWGKLAEIAEEFLSKGKEIMVEGKLVNRSYETNEGEKRYITEIKCNELLMLGK
- a CDS encoding M20/M25/M40 family metallo-hydrolase — protein: MIKKTSFLFALLLSCGMSLLAQDKETVIEAIITEANENSQLEALGHELMDGIGPRLVGTPQMKNAHDWAVAKYASWGIPARNEQWGEWKGWERGITHIDMVYPRVQSLRGTQLAWSPSTPKKGVTAELVVLPTVSNSSEFNNWLPNVKGKLVMISMPQPTGRPDYNWEEFATEKSFEKMKKEREEQTEAWNKNMDNIGLDRRSLPVALEEAGAVGIVASYWSRGFGVNKIFGAYTKEIPTVDLELEDYGMLYRLVESGQKPQLHVVAESKELGKVPTFNTIAEIKGSEKPDEYVILSAHFDSWDGATGATDNGTGTLVMMEAMRILKKVYPNPKRTILVGHWGSEEQGLNGSRAFVEDNPEIVDGVQAVFNQDNGTGRVVRISGGGFLNSYDYLGKWLHEVPSEITDEIETTFPGTPARGGSDYASFQAAGAPAFSLSSLSWAYWNYTWHTNRDTYDKIVFDDVRNNAILTAILAYMASEHPEKTSREKAVLPVSSRTGEQLEWPTPRSPERDGGQN
- a CDS encoding phosphatase PAP2 family protein, yielding MKTYLYLTLLLLTTVLTGQELPQKEEKNLWNNFTYDIGNIFGGVGHAYSRPFHWKGNDWANFGYLSGGTLLLFTVDDELNDWKNGFEQDVPDFIKDYGNKYGAPENNYMLTGGVYLAGLFSKNEKLRRTGVLLISSATAGGFLQQVSKRIIGRARPKSGAGSATFDPLHLDRVYDYDSFPSGHAMLAFSNAYAIAKQFKSPWIKGGLYAVGMIPGMVRVLDDFHWVSDVAFSTVLSIFIVESIDKYLDSKYNEKYNDQKPKNVSWNLSFGPNTLGVSVHF